The Halomonas sp. 7T genome contains a region encoding:
- the ribF gene encoding bifunctional riboflavin kinase/FAD synthetase has translation MHVIRGLHNLTEAHRGCVATIGNFDGVHRGHQAILEQCREHSARLNVPLTVVVFEPQPREFFAGDQAPPRLTRLREKVRLLRDHGAEQVLCLPFNDALRSLTGREFIDQVLIDGLGVKHLVVGDDFRFGCDRRGDFNLLETVGQVEGFGVEHTRTFKVDDERVSSTRVRTLLASGNFEVAARLLGRPYSLHGRVVRDQQLGRTIGVPTANLPLLPQPLTLRGVFAVVAELASGERYPAVANVGFRPTVGSERPTLEVHLLEFSGDLYGQRLTVYPCARLRGEVKFDDFNALKTQIEHDQARARRYFAAAATGCMNTLPLASAPLGRESMSSNTISSDSSSADDAADTNDG, from the coding sequence ATGCACGTCATTCGAGGTCTGCACAATCTGACAGAGGCTCATCGTGGCTGCGTTGCTACCATCGGTAATTTTGATGGTGTGCACCGCGGCCATCAGGCGATCCTGGAGCAGTGCCGTGAGCATTCGGCGCGCTTAAATGTGCCGTTGACCGTGGTGGTGTTTGAGCCTCAGCCGCGGGAGTTTTTTGCCGGTGACCAAGCACCTCCGCGCTTAACCCGCCTGCGCGAAAAAGTGCGCCTGCTGCGTGACCATGGTGCTGAGCAGGTACTCTGTCTGCCGTTTAATGACGCCCTGCGCAGCCTGACGGGACGCGAGTTTATCGATCAGGTGCTGATCGACGGTTTGGGTGTGAAGCACTTGGTGGTAGGCGATGATTTTCGCTTTGGCTGCGACCGCCGAGGCGACTTTAACTTGCTGGAAACCGTCGGCCAGGTGGAAGGGTTTGGCGTAGAGCACACGCGGACGTTTAAAGTCGATGACGAGCGAGTCTCCAGCACCCGTGTACGTACCTTGTTAGCAAGCGGTAACTTTGAAGTGGCGGCTCGTTTGCTAGGTAGGCCCTACTCGCTTCATGGACGCGTGGTGCGTGACCAGCAGCTAGGGCGTACTATTGGGGTGCCTACTGCTAATTTGCCGCTGTTGCCCCAGCCATTAACGCTGCGTGGTGTGTTTGCCGTTGTGGCCGAGCTGGCAAGCGGCGAGCGTTATCCAGCGGTGGCTAACGTCGGATTCCGGCCCACGGTGGGTTCTGAAAGGCCCACGCTGGAAGTTCATCTATTGGAATTTTCAGGCGACCTTTATGGTCAGCGGCTGACGGTTTACCCCTGCGCGCGGCTGCGTGGGGAAGTGAAGTTTGACGATTTTAATGCGCTAAAAACGCAAATTGAACACGATCAAGCCAGAGCGCGCCGCTACTTTGCGGCAGCGGCGACTGGCTGTATGAATACTCTTCCGCTGGCCTCGGCCCCGCTTGGGCGTGAGTCGATGTCTTCAAATACGATTTCTTCTGATTCTTCTTCGGCGGATGACGCCGCCGATACTAACGACGGCTGA
- the ileS gene encoding isoleucine--tRNA ligase — protein MDYKHTLNLPETDFPMRGMLPKQEPGRVSKWQDMNLYQRLRDTRAGAPLFVLHDGPPYANGSIHIGHAVNKILKDIIVKSKNLAGFDAPYVPGWDCHGLPIEHKVETTHGKHLAADKARELCREYAGAQIETQLADFVRLGIIGDWDHPYRSMDYTNEAGEIRALADMVDAGYVFKGLKPVNWCFDCGSALAEAEVEYADKKSDAIDVAFPVEDGDKLAAAFGLSELPKPAAVVIWTTTPWTIPANQALNVHPEFTYALVDTGERLLLLAEELVESCLERFGLQGNVVATTQGKQLDLINFRHPFYERLSPVYLADYVESEVGSTGIVHSAPSYGMDDFITCREHDMSFDDMLNPVQGNGVYADDLPFFGGQMIWKANPHIVEKLREVGALMAHTPIKHSYMHCWRHKSPVIYRATAQWFVGMDIKGKDGKTLRERALESIEATEFTPAWGQARLHSMIANRPDWCISRQRNWGVPIPFFLHKQTGELHPKTVELMEEAAKRVEQEGIEAWFKLDPAELLGAEAAEYEKVTDTLDVWFDSGTTHRHVLRGSHPHGHESGSRADLYLEGSDQHRGWFHSSLLTGAAIDGHAPYRQLLTHGFTVDAQGRKMSKSIGNVVAPQTVMDKLGADILRLWVASTDYSGEMAVSDEILKRTADVYRRIRNTARFLLSNLNGFDPKRDQVAFGDMLALDQWVVDRAAQLQARIETAYEEYRFLDVYQQVHGFCARELGGFYLDVIKDRQYTTQTDSLARRSAQTALYHVVEALSRWVAPILSFTAEEIYEHIPGERGDSVLLETYYTGLGTLEDGADMGRAFWEQVLEVKHSVNKCLEDARNAKVIKGSLAAEVTLYVSDELNATLTKLGDELRFVMLTSEVHLAPLASAANAESTELDGLKVAVSGSEHQKCERCWHHRADVGAHAEHPDLCGRCISNLPEGSGEIRYYA, from the coding sequence ATGGATTATAAGCATACGCTAAACTTGCCAGAAACCGACTTTCCCATGCGCGGCATGCTGCCGAAACAGGAGCCAGGGCGCGTTTCAAAATGGCAGGATATGAACCTGTACCAGCGCCTGCGCGACACCCGTGCGGGTGCGCCGCTGTTTGTTCTGCACGATGGTCCTCCCTATGCCAACGGCAGTATCCATATTGGTCACGCCGTTAATAAAATCCTTAAAGATATTATTGTTAAATCCAAAAACCTAGCCGGTTTCGACGCACCTTACGTGCCCGGCTGGGACTGCCACGGCCTGCCCATTGAGCACAAAGTTGAAACCACCCACGGTAAGCACTTAGCCGCTGATAAAGCCCGCGAGCTTTGCCGTGAGTACGCCGGTGCGCAGATCGAAACGCAGCTAGCCGATTTTGTACGCCTTGGCATTATCGGTGACTGGGATCATCCGTACCGCTCAATGGACTACACCAACGAGGCGGGAGAGATCCGCGCGCTGGCCGATATGGTCGATGCGGGCTATGTGTTCAAAGGCTTAAAGCCGGTTAACTGGTGCTTTGACTGTGGCTCGGCGCTGGCAGAGGCGGAAGTTGAGTACGCCGATAAGAAATCTGATGCGATTGATGTGGCCTTCCCGGTAGAAGATGGCGACAAATTAGCGGCGGCTTTTGGCCTTAGCGAATTGCCCAAGCCAGCGGCGGTCGTGATCTGGACCACCACGCCCTGGACCATTCCCGCCAACCAAGCGCTGAACGTTCACCCAGAGTTTACCTACGCACTGGTGGATACTGGCGAACGCCTGCTGTTGCTAGCCGAAGAGCTGGTAGAAAGCTGTTTAGAGCGCTTTGGTTTACAAGGCAACGTGGTCGCAACTACTCAGGGCAAACAGCTTGATCTGATCAACTTCCGCCACCCGTTTTATGAGCGCCTTTCGCCGGTGTATCTTGCGGATTACGTTGAGTCTGAAGTCGGCAGCACGGGCATCGTTCACTCAGCGCCTTCTTACGGTATGGATGACTTTATCACCTGCCGTGAGCATGACATGAGCTTTGACGACATGCTCAACCCGGTGCAAGGCAACGGTGTCTACGCCGATGATCTGCCGTTCTTCGGCGGCCAGATGATCTGGAAAGCTAACCCGCATATCGTTGAAAAACTGCGCGAAGTGGGTGCGCTGATGGCGCATACACCCATCAAGCACAGCTACATGCACTGCTGGCGCCACAAATCACCGGTTATTTACCGTGCTACCGCCCAGTGGTTTGTGGGCATGGATATCAAAGGTAAAGACGGCAAAACCTTGCGCGAGCGGGCATTGGAAAGCATTGAAGCCACCGAGTTTACGCCTGCCTGGGGTCAGGCGCGACTGCACAGCATGATTGCCAACCGCCCGGACTGGTGTATCTCTCGCCAGCGTAACTGGGGCGTGCCGATTCCGTTCTTCCTGCATAAGCAAACCGGCGAGCTGCATCCTAAGACGGTTGAGCTAATGGAAGAAGCGGCTAAGCGCGTAGAGCAAGAGGGTATTGAGGCGTGGTTTAAGCTCGACCCTGCCGAGCTATTAGGTGCCGAAGCGGCGGAGTATGAAAAAGTCACCGATACCTTGGATGTCTGGTTTGACTCCGGTACCACGCACCGCCACGTGCTGCGTGGCTCGCATCCTCATGGTCATGAAAGCGGCTCGCGTGCTGACCTGTATCTGGAGGGGTCTGATCAGCACCGTGGCTGGTTCCATTCGTCGCTACTGACCGGCGCAGCGATTGACGGCCATGCGCCGTACCGTCAGCTGCTCACGCATGGCTTCACCGTCGATGCCCAGGGCCGCAAAATGTCCAAGTCCATCGGTAACGTGGTTGCACCGCAAACCGTGATGGACAAGCTGGGCGCCGATATTTTACGTCTGTGGGTGGCGTCGACGGATTACTCTGGCGAAATGGCCGTTTCGGATGAAATCTTGAAGCGCACCGCCGATGTGTATCGACGCATCCGTAACACCGCACGCTTCTTGCTTTCCAACCTGAACGGTTTTGATCCCAAGCGGGATCAGGTGGCGTTTGGCGATATGCTGGCACTGGATCAGTGGGTGGTCGACCGCGCAGCGCAGCTGCAAGCACGCATTGAAACCGCCTATGAAGAGTACCGTTTCCTGGATGTGTACCAGCAAGTGCATGGTTTCTGCGCACGCGAGCTGGGCGGTTTCTACCTGGATGTAATCAAGGACCGCCAGTACACGACTCAAACGGACTCGCTCGCTCGCCGCAGCGCGCAAACCGCGCTGTATCATGTGGTAGAAGCGCTGAGCCGCTGGGTGGCGCCGATTCTGTCGTTCACCGCCGAGGAGATTTATGAGCATATCCCCGGTGAGCGTGGCGACAGCGTCTTGCTAGAAACTTATTACACGGGGCTGGGCACTCTGGAAGACGGGGCCGACATGGGCCGTGCTTTCTGGGAGCAGGTGCTGGAAGTGAAGCACTCGGTGAACAAGTGCCTGGAAGATGCCCGTAATGCCAAAGTGATCAAAGGCAGCTTAGCGGCGGAAGTGACGCTTTACGTCAGCGACGAGCTGAATGCTACGCTCACCAAGTTGGGCGATGAACTGCGCTTCGTGATGCTCACCAGTGAAGTACACCTAGCGCCGCTAGCGAGTGCCGCTAACGCAGAGAGCACCGAACTTGACGGTTTGAAAGTAGCGGTGAGTGGAAGCGAGCATCAAAAGTGCGAGCGCTGCTGGCACCACCGAGCGGATGTGGGCGCTCATGCTGAGCATCCAGATCTATGTGGTCGCTGTATCAGCAACCTGCCCGAGGGCAGCGGCGAGATTCGTTACTATGCCTAA
- the lspA gene encoding signal peptidase II — translation MPKGASTIDNPSQPPPMRRPLRWLWLAVAVVVLDLLTKYMASHFLNYAQPVEVLPFFNLTLLHNTGAAFSFLADHPGWQRWFFALVAIGASIGLTVWLSRVKADEKLLAVALPLIIGGALGNLYDRLVHGYVVDFLSFHAAGWYYPAFNVADIGITLGAVGLIWESIMGDRRRKKAAL, via the coding sequence ATGCCTAAGGGTGCGTCCACCATCGATAACCCAAGCCAGCCGCCGCCCATGCGGCGGCCGCTACGCTGGCTATGGCTGGCAGTGGCGGTCGTCGTGTTGGACTTACTGACCAAATACATGGCGAGTCACTTTTTAAATTACGCCCAGCCCGTTGAGGTGCTGCCGTTTTTTAACCTTACGTTGCTGCATAATACCGGGGCCGCGTTTAGCTTTTTAGCGGATCACCCCGGCTGGCAGCGCTGGTTTTTTGCGTTAGTTGCCATTGGTGCCAGCATTGGCTTAACCGTTTGGCTCTCCCGCGTGAAGGCAGATGAAAAGCTGCTGGCCGTAGCACTGCCGCTGATTATTGGCGGTGCGTTGGGCAACCTGTACGACCGCTTAGTGCATGGCTACGTAGTGGACTTTTTATCGTTCCACGCTGCTGGCTGGTACTATCCCGCCTTTAATGTGGCGGATATCGGCATTACCTTGGGAGCGGTAGGATTAATATGGGAGTCGATAATGGGTGATCGACGCCGTAAGAAAGCCGCGCTATAG
- the fkpB gene encoding FKBP-type peptidyl-prolyl cis-trans isomerase: MDYLIDDGMEITLHFTLKLEDGTVVDSTKEKAPATFQYGDGNLPPGFEHPIKGMAAGQSGAFQITPEHSFGQHNPQNIQTLKRADFGDEEPEIGMVMSFADKAGTELPGVVKTIDGDRVEVDFNHPLAGRTLTFEVDVLNVTPVTKH; encoded by the coding sequence ATGGACTACCTAATTGATGATGGTATGGAAATTACCCTGCACTTCACGCTGAAGCTGGAAGACGGCACGGTTGTCGATTCCACCAAAGAGAAAGCCCCCGCCACCTTCCAGTATGGCGATGGCAACTTGCCGCCCGGTTTTGAGCATCCTATTAAAGGCATGGCCGCTGGCCAGAGCGGGGCGTTTCAGATTACCCCGGAGCACTCTTTTGGGCAGCATAATCCGCAGAATATCCAAACGCTGAAGCGCGCTGATTTTGGTGATGAAGAGCCGGAGATTGGCATGGTGATGTCATTTGCCGATAAAGCAGGAACGGAATTGCCTGGCGTGGTCAAAACCATAGACGGCGACCGTGTGGAAGTGGACTTTAATCACCCGCTCGCAGGACGTACGTTAACGTTTGAAGTGGACGTGCTGAACGTAACGCCCGTCACCAAGCACTAA
- the ispH gene encoding 4-hydroxy-3-methylbut-2-enyl diphosphate reductase translates to MQSTESSQPIQIKLANPRGFCAGVDRAIDIVNRALDVFGPPIYVRHEVVHNRFVVETLRERGAVFVEELHEVPDDVIVIFSAHGVSRAVQQEAEQRGLKVFDATCPLVTKVHLEVLRYAKRGQECILIGHEGHPEVEGTMGRYDTSHGGQIYLVEDERDVANLVVNDPSSLAFVTQTTLSMDDTAKVIDALRATFPEIQGPRKDDICYATQNRQDAVRELAADSDLVLVVGSPNSSNSNRLRELSERMGTPAYLVDNAEQIEAAWLEGVSRIGVTAGASAPEVLVKGVIEKLQTLGAEAPIELQGREENITFSMPKELREQVIVSG, encoded by the coding sequence ATGCAGTCAACAGAGTCCTCTCAGCCCATACAGATTAAGCTGGCAAACCCGCGCGGGTTTTGCGCTGGCGTGGATCGTGCGATCGACATCGTCAACCGCGCGCTCGACGTCTTTGGCCCGCCCATTTACGTGCGCCACGAGGTGGTGCATAACCGCTTTGTGGTTGAAACCTTACGCGAGCGGGGCGCTGTGTTTGTTGAAGAGCTGCATGAAGTGCCCGATGACGTGATTGTGATTTTCTCGGCCCACGGTGTTTCTCGTGCAGTGCAACAAGAAGCTGAGCAGCGCGGTCTTAAAGTCTTCGATGCGACCTGCCCGCTGGTTACCAAAGTACATTTGGAGGTTCTGCGCTACGCGAAGCGCGGTCAAGAGTGCATTCTGATCGGGCACGAAGGTCATCCGGAAGTTGAAGGCACGATGGGGCGTTACGACACGTCTCACGGTGGCCAGATTTACCTTGTAGAAGATGAGCGGGACGTTGCCAACTTGGTGGTGAACGATCCCTCATCACTGGCGTTTGTCACGCAAACTACGCTCTCGATGGACGACACTGCCAAAGTGATTGATGCGCTGCGTGCAACCTTCCCAGAGATACAAGGGCCGCGTAAAGACGACATTTGTTATGCCACTCAAAATCGGCAGGATGCGGTGCGCGAACTGGCAGCGGACAGTGACCTAGTGCTCGTCGTGGGAAGCCCCAATAGCTCCAACTCCAATCGTCTGCGTGAGCTTTCCGAGCGGATGGGCACGCCTGCTTATTTAGTAGATAACGCCGAGCAAATTGAAGCAGCTTGGCTTGAAGGCGTAAGCCGGATTGGCGTTACCGCCGGTGCCAGCGCCCCGGAAGTGCTGGTGAAAGGTGTAATTGAAAAGCTTCAAACGCTTGGCGCAGAAGCGCCGATTGAACTGCAAGGGCGTGAAGAGAATATTACGTTCTCGATGCCGAAGGAGCTGCGAGAACAAGTGATTGTAAGCGGGTGA
- a CDS encoding type IV pilin protein → MSYVFDYREGHVSRRQRGFTLIELLIAVVIVGIIASIAYPSYTRYVERSVRSDGQTALLQAASEMERCYSRDYTYEECDLEMTVSPGGHYSISSDTSNGGYVLTAATSRSDGCSEDEDQNLTLNSKGERSPEVCW, encoded by the coding sequence GTGTCTTACGTTTTTGATTACCGTGAAGGTCATGTCAGTAGGCGCCAGCGCGGCTTTACTCTCATCGAATTATTGATTGCGGTGGTCATCGTTGGGATCATCGCAAGCATCGCCTATCCCAGTTATACCCGCTATGTTGAGCGCTCTGTTCGCTCTGATGGCCAGACGGCACTCTTGCAGGCGGCTTCAGAGATGGAGCGTTGTTATTCCCGTGATTACACCTACGAAGAGTGCGATTTGGAGATGACGGTCTCTCCGGGCGGCCATTACAGCATCTCATCCGACACCTCCAATGGAGGCTACGTATTAACCGCTGCGACCTCGCGTTCCGATGGTTGCAGTGAAGATGAAGATCAAAACCTCACCTTGAATTCAAAAGGTGAGCGCTCTCCAGAGGTTTGCTGGTAA
- a CDS encoding prepilin-type N-terminal cleavage/methylation domain-containing protein gives MKHQQGFSLIEVLIALVVLAFGLMGVAAMQMKALQSATEGYQRSIAVVAAVDAQERVWGLLEGNGNCEDIDASAVSALEGDWIKHWSEDTSVNPLRGANWGNSGVSTSEGCEFTIVIALNSVSSNSEEEYRYRFNLPNTVDAP, from the coding sequence ATGAAGCACCAGCAAGGGTTCTCACTGATTGAAGTGCTGATAGCGCTGGTAGTACTTGCCTTTGGTCTAATGGGGGTGGCAGCCATGCAAATGAAAGCACTGCAAAGCGCGACCGAAGGGTATCAACGCTCTATTGCTGTCGTTGCCGCTGTCGACGCACAAGAGAGGGTTTGGGGATTATTAGAGGGTAATGGCAACTGCGAAGACATAGATGCATCAGCTGTTAGCGCCCTTGAAGGCGATTGGATAAAACACTGGTCAGAAGATACAAGCGTTAATCCGTTACGAGGCGCAAACTGGGGCAACAGTGGTGTAAGTACGTCTGAGGGTTGTGAGTTTACGATTGTGATTGCCCTGAATAGCGTATCTAGTAATAGTGAGGAAGAGTACCGCTACCGTTTTAACCTTCCTAATACGGTAGATGCGCCATGA
- a CDS encoding PilW family protein: MKAVKHQLGAGLVELMVAMAIGTAIALGAGQLFLSTFSTFNSVDELSRKQELAVFLTQILAEGLRKEGDTDRYELSCGIQKAMCLCTIRDTAEGNQPVIDFYKDYEDDHPISNAECSEDQEPLASPVVGKDHQYFVSVPIMKSGESLMFYVTNRDVVTTTHIESE, encoded by the coding sequence ATGAAAGCAGTTAAGCATCAACTTGGCGCTGGCTTAGTTGAATTAATGGTGGCGATGGCGATCGGCACTGCGATTGCGTTGGGAGCTGGTCAGCTCTTTTTGTCTACATTTTCTACCTTTAACTCGGTGGACGAGCTAAGCCGAAAGCAAGAATTAGCGGTGTTTTTAACGCAAATATTAGCAGAGGGTTTGCGAAAAGAAGGTGATACTGACCGCTATGAGCTTTCCTGCGGTATTCAGAAAGCCATGTGTCTATGCACTATCAGGGACACTGCTGAAGGAAACCAGCCTGTTATAGATTTTTATAAAGACTATGAAGATGACCACCCAATCAGCAACGCTGAGTGTAGCGAAGACCAAGAGCCGTTGGCGAGTCCAGTGGTAGGTAAAGACCACCAATATTTCGTCAGTGTCCCTATTATGAAGAGTGGCGAGTCGCTAATGTTTTATGTCACTAATCGAGATGTCGTTACAACCACCCACATTGAGAGCGAGTGA
- a CDS encoding pilus assembly PilX N-terminal domain-containing protein has product MKKQQNGAALFVVMALLSASMVVGMSAMQSSLVDERLAGNFRSSVEAQMTAENTLSALVNPNNNSNRNDFLGQLVADPELLKETDGKLTGEAIAQLLQSGTLDQFIADLLPANFDELDEDEQRQIKEELLANLELQFEVDTEVQTVTITSWDRGLRNSAVRDSALVYRYEFEGANLSGILSNGIITCYGASFEGGGGVAVDSFDSQLGAYGLMGNSGGKASLVSLHENSLLKFNMGSAPGVTGDIFTAGSMEVTNTMPIDGDVYSVGEVTLKGNNALITGNIYSESSVFFQVGTRVDGNILVNTSVQVLGNWGDVNPLQPNGVYRGPTTYAIGGDVTSPEIYTEIGNRIEGDQSRSFPGIVFEDYLSEGLAVVSEGQACPDYSVEEVYNEYSFKSNPRNVSVLNWNGPEDSKVLGESQFIGGYEVFHVNSLTIGGEGLVIGKPTVIVADSNVSLVLWGDSAITLREGASLRIISKGKFDFNGSNVFEMNGFNPVVEVEGELVPAFSFISLYEGGGSAVAMNSDGDMYGEVLAPFGNVSISGSASLMGRVFSESLSVSGAGSIHYDRAYEDVAITSSAASPEWCSFNDLSPLTIASPVGQIRLPSSQAEFNGKGSVPDITVTQDDLDKFSGANAANNNIQGGIPDGLFNRGESAEKFHTFIEMLRTRNETVHVQGRSVKNNTSFGSEGNEQITFVTGTIDANNISGAGILVVKGDYAAGGNPDFNGLIIVLGDYSQKGGGGRDLNGALLVAPYDESLLEFTAADIEFRGGGSNNFNYDEAALRTAFSLLDSEEQASWGNCTVPPSSGDGELTWSLIDWR; this is encoded by the coding sequence ATGAAAAAGCAGCAAAATGGCGCAGCACTCTTTGTTGTCATGGCCTTGTTATCGGCCTCCATGGTGGTGGGTATGAGCGCTATGCAGTCATCCCTTGTAGATGAGCGGTTAGCAGGTAATTTTCGCTCCTCTGTTGAAGCGCAGATGACCGCTGAAAACACCTTGTCAGCATTAGTAAATCCTAATAATAACTCAAATCGCAACGACTTTTTAGGTCAATTAGTAGCAGATCCAGAGCTACTTAAAGAGACGGATGGAAAACTGACGGGTGAGGCGATTGCCCAATTGCTTCAATCGGGTACGTTGGATCAATTTATTGCGGATCTATTGCCCGCCAATTTTGACGAGCTAGATGAGGATGAGCAGCGACAAATAAAAGAAGAGCTGCTGGCTAACCTGGAGCTTCAATTTGAAGTTGATACGGAGGTGCAGACGGTAACAATCACCTCCTGGGATCGCGGGTTGCGCAATAGTGCCGTGCGTGATTCGGCTTTGGTTTATCGTTACGAATTTGAAGGTGCCAACCTTAGTGGCATTTTAAGCAATGGTATTATCACTTGTTACGGCGCGTCTTTTGAAGGAGGGGGAGGCGTTGCTGTTGATAGCTTTGATTCACAGTTAGGTGCTTATGGCCTCATGGGGAACAGTGGTGGGAAAGCCTCACTGGTATCTCTTCACGAAAATAGCCTGCTGAAATTTAATATGGGGTCTGCTCCAGGTGTTACGGGAGACATATTTACAGCAGGGAGTATGGAAGTCACCAATACTATGCCTATAGATGGTGATGTATATAGTGTGGGTGAAGTCACTCTAAAAGGTAATAATGCGTTAATCACAGGCAATATATACTCTGAAAGTAGTGTGTTCTTTCAGGTTGGTACCAGGGTAGACGGCAATATTCTGGTCAATACTTCTGTGCAAGTGTTAGGGAACTGGGGGGATGTTAATCCTTTGCAACCAAATGGCGTCTATAGAGGACCCACTACCTATGCCATTGGTGGTGATGTGACCTCGCCAGAAATTTATACGGAAATAGGTAACAGAATTGAGGGTGATCAGAGTCGCAGCTTTCCTGGAATCGTCTTTGAAGACTATTTAAGTGAAGGGTTAGCGGTGGTGTCGGAGGGGCAAGCCTGTCCTGATTATAGTGTGGAGGAGGTTTATAATGAATATAGCTTTAAAAGCAATCCTAGAAATGTAAGCGTTCTAAACTGGAATGGCCCGGAAGATTCAAAGGTGCTAGGAGAGTCCCAGTTTATAGGCGGATATGAAGTTTTCCATGTTAATAGTTTGACCATAGGCGGGGAGGGCTTGGTTATAGGCAAGCCCACGGTGATTGTTGCAGATTCCAATGTGTCACTAGTTCTATGGGGAGACTCTGCTATTACCCTGCGTGAAGGTGCTTCGCTACGTATTATTTCCAAGGGTAAGTTTGATTTCAACGGGTCAAATGTTTTTGAGATGAATGGTTTTAATCCTGTTGTTGAAGTTGAAGGGGAATTGGTTCCTGCATTTTCTTTTATCTCGTTATATGAGGGTGGAGGTAGCGCAGTTGCAATGAATTCTGATGGAGATATGTATGGTGAAGTACTTGCCCCGTTTGGCAATGTCTCAATCAGCGGCTCAGCTAGTTTGATGGGGCGCGTTTTCTCGGAAAGCTTGAGCGTAAGTGGTGCCGGTTCAATACACTATGATCGTGCTTATGAAGATGTTGCCATTACATCTTCGGCTGCTAGCCCCGAGTGGTGCAGTTTTAATGATTTATCCCCTTTGACGATTGCAAGCCCTGTTGGTCAGATAAGGCTTCCTAGCTCTCAAGCAGAATTTAATGGCAAAGGCAGTGTTCCTGATATTACAGTGACCCAAGACGACCTTGATAAGTTCTCCGGCGCTAATGCTGCCAATAATAACATTCAGGGAGGCATTCCTGATGGTTTGTTCAATCGTGGTGAAAGCGCTGAAAAATTTCATACCTTCATCGAAATGCTCCGAACCCGAAATGAAACTGTCCACGTGCAAGGGAGGAGTGTCAAAAACAATACGTCTTTTGGAAGCGAGGGGAATGAACAGATTACGTTTGTGACTGGCACTATCGATGCAAACAATATATCCGGTGCTGGCATTTTAGTTGTTAAAGGTGATTATGCAGCAGGAGGAAATCCCGATTTTAATGGGTTGATTATCGTATTAGGCGATTATTCACAGAAAGGGGGCGGCGGCAGAGATTTAAATGGTGCCTTATTAGTGGCACCTTATGATGAAAGTCTTTTAGAGTTCACTGCTGCCGACATTGAGTTTAGGGGTGGGGGTAGTAATAATTTTAATTATGATGAGGCAGCTTTGCGCACTGCTTTTAGTTTGCTTGATTCTGAAGAACAAGCCAGCTGGGGGAATTGTACTGTTCCACCGTCGTCTGGTGATGGTGAGCTGACTTGGTCGTTAATAGACTGGCGCTGA
- a CDS encoding tryptophan--tRNA ligase — protein MSQTAKTRVLTGITTTGTPHLGNYVGAIKPAIEASQDPNVQSFYFLADYHALIKCQDPKRVQESRLEIAATWLALGLDTDNAIFYRQSDILEIPELMWMLSCVCAKGLMNRAHAYKAAVAENEEAGNQDPDKGVTMGLFGYPVLMAADILMFNANKVPVGRDQIQHIEMARDIGNRFNHLFKGQYFVQPDAVVDEKGEVLKGLDGRKMSKSYNNTIPLFSAEKKLQKLVRKIKTNSLEPGEPKDPDTCTLFQIFSAFASDEETAAMRAQYAEGIGWGDAKNHVFDYLNDHLSAPRERYNALMEDPGHIEAVLQKGAERAREEAAVTMDRLRSAVGLGRFI, from the coding sequence ATGAGTCAGACAGCCAAAACCCGCGTTCTTACTGGGATTACTACAACCGGAACGCCGCATCTTGGCAATTATGTTGGGGCCATTAAGCCTGCCATTGAGGCCAGCCAAGACCCCAACGTGCAGTCGTTCTACTTTCTGGCGGATTACCACGCGCTGATCAAGTGCCAAGACCCTAAGCGTGTGCAGGAGTCTCGCCTGGAGATCGCCGCAACGTGGCTGGCGCTGGGTCTGGATACCGATAACGCTATTTTCTATCGCCAGTCGGATATCTTAGAAATCCCCGAACTGATGTGGATGCTCTCTTGCGTGTGTGCCAAGGGCCTGATGAACCGTGCCCACGCTTACAAAGCCGCGGTGGCGGAGAATGAGGAAGCTGGTAATCAAGACCCAGACAAAGGCGTTACCATGGGGCTATTTGGATACCCCGTGCTAATGGCGGCTGATATCCTTATGTTTAACGCTAATAAAGTACCGGTCGGGCGTGACCAAATTCAGCATATTGAAATGGCGCGTGATATTGGCAACCGCTTTAATCACCTGTTTAAAGGCCAGTATTTTGTACAGCCAGACGCCGTCGTGGATGAAAAAGGCGAAGTATTAAAAGGGCTGGATGGACGCAAAATGTCCAAAAGCTACAACAATACGATTCCACTGTTCTCTGCTGAGAAAAAGCTGCAAAAGCTGGTGCGCAAAATTAAAACCAATTCGTTAGAGCCGGGTGAGCCCAAAGACCCGGACACCTGCACGCTGTTCCAGATATTCTCGGCGTTCGCCAGCGATGAAGAAACAGCCGCCATGCGTGCGCAGTATGCCGAAGGGATTGGTTGGGGCGACGCTAAAAATCACGTCTTTGATTATTTGAATGACCACCTAAGCGCCCCCCGTGAGCGCTACAATGCGTTAATGGAAGACCCTGGGCATATTGAAGCCGTGCTTCAAAAAGGCGCTGAGCGTGCCCGAGAGGAAGCGGCCGTGACCATGGATCGTTTACGCTCCGCGGTGGGGTTAGGTCGGTTTATTTAA